One window from the genome of Paramormyrops kingsleyae isolate MSU_618 chromosome 3, PKINGS_0.4, whole genome shotgun sequence encodes:
- the fam98a gene encoding protein FAM98A isoform X1 — protein MENDILDSLEDLGYKGPLLDDGALDKAVTAGAESPEFTGLCAWLVTELKLYCKLEENVHATSSPTEADGFQLEMSGLLSEMICPYLVLTTGDVTQRLLNRNSCLLLLTFLISELEASRMILVIQPQKQVQEQGGSEVFMELKGICVALGMSKPPANISMFQFFSGIEKKLKEALSKVPPTHIGKPLLKRPLGPVHWEKIEAINQALVNEYDVRRKMLLKRLDVTVQSFGWSDRAKAQAEKLGKVYQPLRSALASKTTVSVAHLFAAREDLSKILRTSSGRIREKTACAINKILMGRVPDRGGRPNEIEPPPPEMPPWQKRQDGPQGGGGQQFGGGGRGGGGGGGQGGRGGGGQGGKVQGGWSDGGHGSYQEGGGHQGGGGRGGYGGGGYQGGFQAPNYPRGGYQGGGGGSYQGGGGGGYQGGGGGYQGGGGGYQQDGHHQERGGRGGRGSRGRGGRGGQGGGWGGRGGQSFNQGGQFEQFFQQGGYQYNQAGFNQGRYYTS, from the exons atggaaAACGATATTCTAGACTCGTTGGAAGATCTCGG GTACAAGGGTCCCTTACTGGACGATGGAGCTCTGGACAAGGCTGTCACGGCCGGGGCTGAATCCCCGGAATTCACCGGACTGTGTGCTTGGCTTGTGACTGAGCTCAAGCTGTATTGTAAACTGGAAGAGAATGTTCACGCCACGAGCA GTCCCACCGAAGCAGACGGGTTTCAGCTGGAGATGAGTGGCCTCTTGTCTGAGATGATTTGCCCCTACTTGGTCCTCACGACAGGCGACGTCACCCAGCGACTGCTGAACAGAAACAGCTGCTTGCTTCTCCTCA CATTCCTGATCTCTGAGCTGGAGGCATCAAGGATGATCCTGGTAATCCAGCCTCAGAAGCAAGTTCAGGAGCAGGGGGGTAGTGAAGTCTTCATGGAGCTGAAGGGTATTTGTGTTGCCCTCGGCATGTCAAAGCCCCCCGCCAACATAAGCATGTTTCAATTCTTCAGTGGCATAGAGAAGAAG CTGAAAGAAGCCCTATCCAAAGTGCCACCAACACACATCGGAAAACCACTGCTGAAGAGGCCACTGGGACCAGTGCACTGG GAGAAGATTGAAGCGATCAACCAGGCACTGGTGAATGAATACGATGTGAGGAGAAAGATGTTATTGAAACGTCTTGATGTTACTGTCCAGTCTTTTGGCTGGTCAGATAGGGCCAAG GCACAAGCTGAAAAGCTGGGCAAAGTGTATCAGCCCCTACGTTCGGCATTGGCCAGCAAGACCACCGTCTCTGTGGCCCATCTGTTTGCAGCGCGAGAGGATCTCTCCAAAATCCTCCGCACCAGCAGCGGGAGGATTCGCGAGAAGACGGCCTGCGCCATCAACAAG aTTCTCATGGGCCGTGTCCCTGACCGAGGGGGTAGACCCAACGAGATtgagccaccccccccagaGATGCCCCCATGGCAGAAACGACAAGATGGACCCCAGGGAGGAGGCGGACAGCAGTTTGGAGGGGGTGGCAGAGGTGGAGGTGGTGGCGGTGGCCAGGGGGGGCGTGGAGGAGGTGGCCAAGGTGGCAAGGTTCAGGGGGGTTGGTCAGATGGAGGTCATGGAAGCTACCAGGAAGGAGGTGGCCATCAaggaggtggaggaagaggaggttATGGTGGTGGTGGTTACCAGGGTGGCTTTCAGGCTCCAAATTACCCAAGAGGAGGCTATcaaggtggaggtggggggagctatcaaggtggggggggtggaggctATCAGGGTGGAGGTGGAGGCTATCAGGGTGGAGGCGGAGGTTACCAACAAGATGGCCACCACCAAGAGAGGGGTGGGAGAGGTGGGCGAGGAAGCCGTGGCAGAGGGGGTAGAGGTGGACagggaggtggctggggagggCGAGGGGGGCAAAGCTTTAACCAAGGTGGGCAGTTTGAACAGTTCTTCCAGCAAGGCGGGTATCAGTACAACCAGGCAGGGTTCAACCAAGGCAGGTACTACACGAGCTGA
- the fam98a gene encoding protein FAM98A isoform X2: protein MSGLLSEMICPYLVLTTGDVTQRLLNRNSCLLLLTFLISELEASRMILVIQPQKQVQEQGGSEVFMELKGICVALGMSKPPANISMFQFFSGIEKKLKEALSKVPPTHIGKPLLKRPLGPVHWEKIEAINQALVNEYDVRRKMLLKRLDVTVQSFGWSDRAKAQAEKLGKVYQPLRSALASKTTVSVAHLFAAREDLSKILRTSSGRIREKTACAINKILMGRVPDRGGRPNEIEPPPPEMPPWQKRQDGPQGGGGQQFGGGGRGGGGGGGQGGRGGGGQGGKVQGGWSDGGHGSYQEGGGHQGGGGRGGYGGGGYQGGFQAPNYPRGGYQGGGGGSYQGGGGGGYQGGGGGYQGGGGGYQQDGHHQERGGRGGRGSRGRGGRGGQGGGWGGRGGQSFNQGGQFEQFFQQGGYQYNQAGFNQGRYYTS from the exons ATGAGTGGCCTCTTGTCTGAGATGATTTGCCCCTACTTGGTCCTCACGACAGGCGACGTCACCCAGCGACTGCTGAACAGAAACAGCTGCTTGCTTCTCCTCA CATTCCTGATCTCTGAGCTGGAGGCATCAAGGATGATCCTGGTAATCCAGCCTCAGAAGCAAGTTCAGGAGCAGGGGGGTAGTGAAGTCTTCATGGAGCTGAAGGGTATTTGTGTTGCCCTCGGCATGTCAAAGCCCCCCGCCAACATAAGCATGTTTCAATTCTTCAGTGGCATAGAGAAGAAG CTGAAAGAAGCCCTATCCAAAGTGCCACCAACACACATCGGAAAACCACTGCTGAAGAGGCCACTGGGACCAGTGCACTGG GAGAAGATTGAAGCGATCAACCAGGCACTGGTGAATGAATACGATGTGAGGAGAAAGATGTTATTGAAACGTCTTGATGTTACTGTCCAGTCTTTTGGCTGGTCAGATAGGGCCAAG GCACAAGCTGAAAAGCTGGGCAAAGTGTATCAGCCCCTACGTTCGGCATTGGCCAGCAAGACCACCGTCTCTGTGGCCCATCTGTTTGCAGCGCGAGAGGATCTCTCCAAAATCCTCCGCACCAGCAGCGGGAGGATTCGCGAGAAGACGGCCTGCGCCATCAACAAG aTTCTCATGGGCCGTGTCCCTGACCGAGGGGGTAGACCCAACGAGATtgagccaccccccccagaGATGCCCCCATGGCAGAAACGACAAGATGGACCCCAGGGAGGAGGCGGACAGCAGTTTGGAGGGGGTGGCAGAGGTGGAGGTGGTGGCGGTGGCCAGGGGGGGCGTGGAGGAGGTGGCCAAGGTGGCAAGGTTCAGGGGGGTTGGTCAGATGGAGGTCATGGAAGCTACCAGGAAGGAGGTGGCCATCAaggaggtggaggaagaggaggttATGGTGGTGGTGGTTACCAGGGTGGCTTTCAGGCTCCAAATTACCCAAGAGGAGGCTATcaaggtggaggtggggggagctatcaaggtggggggggtggaggctATCAGGGTGGAGGTGGAGGCTATCAGGGTGGAGGCGGAGGTTACCAACAAGATGGCCACCACCAAGAGAGGGGTGGGAGAGGTGGGCGAGGAAGCCGTGGCAGAGGGGGTAGAGGTGGACagggaggtggctggggagggCGAGGGGGGCAAAGCTTTAACCAAGGTGGGCAGTTTGAACAGTTCTTCCAGCAAGGCGGGTATCAGTACAACCAGGCAGGGTTCAACCAAGGCAGGTACTACACGAGCTGA